The proteins below are encoded in one region of Rana temporaria chromosome 2, aRanTem1.1, whole genome shotgun sequence:
- the LOC120928195 gene encoding 60S ribosomal protein L26-like codes for MEIGQNPYQVLWLIEIWLVKCSLFSCPGDRKIMSSPLSEELRQKYNVRSMPICKDDEVQVVRGHYKGQQIGKVVQVYRKEYIIYTERVQRGKANGTAVYVHIHPNKVVVTRLKLDKNRKKILERQAKSRQVGKEKGKYKEETIEKMRE; via the coding sequence ATGGAAATAGGTCAGAACCCCTATCAGGTTTTATGGCTAATCGAAATTTGGCTAGTGAAATGTTCCCTCTTTTCCTGTCCTGGGGACAGAAAGATTATGTCCTCTCCCCTCTCCGAGGAGTTGAGGCAAAAGTACAACGTTCGCTCTATGCCCATCTGCAAGGACGATGAAGTGCAGGTCGTTCGTGGACACTACAAAGGTCAGCAAATTGGCAAAGTTGTCCAGGTGTACAGAAAGGAATACATCATCTACACTGAACGTGTGCAGCGTGGAAAAGCTAACGGCACCGCTGTCTATGTTCATATCCACCCCAACAAGGTGGTGGTCACCAGGctaaagcttgacaagaatcgcaaGAAGATCTTGGAACGCCAAGCCAAGTCTCGCCAAGTTGGCAAAGAGAAGGGCAAATACAAGGAAGAAACCATTGAGAAGATGCGGGAGTAA